In one window of Candidatus Kryptonium sp. DNA:
- a CDS encoding T9SS type A sorting domain-containing protein, whose translation MRKAISILGMIFFVVNFSLAQITIDGIIQESQYALVAQKLNNNSGFGPNIDVQKIFYYPDVVNSKLYLGIIGKLNTASNDGIGVWINVKGPGSPTGRPAGQPLGGGGGHHYIGDNSNPNYRADFEVDFMFAFNPGNSNTTVYFDAAKFVGGSKFLKYQGSCNQAGTPASNSNEDGTVFAQNSIIFAFNNSGGPNTGLEMEIPFSQLGPSVTASNTIEIFAFVVSNTAFFSDVTVPGNVSGGNLGFNPNFGTIPGGPYHTTDQPLSVQTVSLSAIAGDSKVTLVWETRNEVDNAGFEILRKAENESNYTLIASYLTNDELKGLGTNAYGKRYTYVDRNVKNGLGYEYKIVAVSFSGQRQEIGIIYAKPGSEIPSKFVLYQNYPNPFNPGTEIKFDLPESGHVKLEVFNLAGERVAVLYDGYMEAGYGKTIRWNANGFSSGVYLYKLSAGKYVDVKKMVLMK comes from the coding sequence ATGAGGAAAGCAATTTCAATTTTGGGGATGATATTTTTTGTGGTTAACTTCTCGCTTGCTCAAATTACAATTGATGGAATCATTCAGGAAAGTCAATATGCTTTAGTAGCGCAGAAATTGAATAACAATTCGGGATTTGGTCCAAATATTGATGTTCAAAAAATTTTCTACTATCCCGATGTCGTAAATTCTAAATTGTATTTAGGCATTATTGGGAAATTAAATACGGCAAGTAATGATGGTATAGGTGTATGGATAAATGTAAAGGGACCTGGTTCGCCTACGGGTAGACCTGCGGGACAACCATTAGGAGGAGGTGGGGGACATCATTACATTGGGGACAATAGTAATCCTAATTATAGGGCTGACTTTGAGGTTGATTTTATGTTTGCTTTTAATCCTGGCAACAGTAATACAACCGTTTATTTTGATGCTGCGAAATTTGTCGGCGGTTCCAAATTTCTTAAATATCAAGGTTCTTGCAATCAAGCTGGAACTCCCGCATCAAATTCAAATGAAGATGGAACAGTTTTTGCACAGAATAGTATAATTTTTGCTTTTAACAATAGTGGTGGTCCAAATACAGGACTTGAAATGGAAATTCCATTTTCACAGCTCGGTCCGAGTGTTACAGCTTCAAATACGATAGAAATTTTCGCATTTGTAGTAAGTAATACGGCTTTTTTTTCTGATGTGACTGTTCCTGGAAATGTCAGTGGTGGTAATCTTGGATTTAATCCTAATTTTGGAACTATTCCAGGTGGACCTTATCATACAACAGATCAACCTCTTTCAGTTCAAACGGTTTCTCTTTCAGCCATAGCTGGTGATTCAAAAGTTACGCTCGTGTGGGAGACGAGAAACGAGGTTGACAATGCTGGATTTGAAATTTTAAGAAAAGCGGAAAACGAGAGCAATTATACATTGATAGCAAGCTATTTGACAAACGATGAGTTAAAAGGACTCGGGACAAATGCATATGGAAAGAGATATACATATGTTGATCGCAATGTGAAGAATGGCCTTGGATATGAGTATAAGATAGTTGCAGTAAGTTTCAGTGGACAGAGGCAAGAAATTGGAATTATATATGCAAAGCCCGGTTCTGAAATACCAAGCAAGTTCGTTTTATATCAAAACTATCCAAATCCGTTCAATCCTGGGACGGAGATAAAATTTGATCTGCCTGAATCAGGACATGTTAAACTTGAAGTTTTCAATTTAGCTGGAGAAAGAGTAGCAGTTTTATACGATGGATATATGGAAGCAGGTTATGGCAAGACGATAAGATGGAATGCTAATGGATTCTCAAGCGGTGTTTATTTGTATAAGTTGAGCGCTGGAAAATATGTTGATGTGAAAAAGATGGTCTTGATGAAGTAA